The following are encoded together in the Oncorhynchus masou masou isolate Uvic2021 chromosome 5, UVic_Omas_1.1, whole genome shotgun sequence genome:
- the LOC135539881 gene encoding phosphatidylinositol 5-phosphate 4-kinase type-2 gamma-like, translated as MASPAASSSPLSILAPKTKTKKKHFVQQKVEVFRASDPILSVLMWGVNHSINDLVQVPVPVMLLPDDFKANTKIKVNNHLFNKENLPGHFKFKEYCPQVFRNLRERFGIEDLDYQASLARSPPVKDGDGHGVGLLLTSYDRTLKLKQISSEEVEDMHNILSEYHQHIVTCHGSTLLPQFLAMYRVTVESEDTYLIVMRNMFSHRLNVHRKYDLKGSLVSREASLKEKEKELPTYKDVDFRNNMQKVYVSEEEKERIMDKLNRDVEFLVHLRIMDYSLLLGIHDVGRVEEEEMEEESYDDYDAEDEEEEEENSLTPAPAVGSYGTSPEGIAGYMNSFKLLGPGEFDPYVDVYAIQSAVGAPQREVYFMGLIDVLTHYDTKKKAAHAAKTVKHGSGAEISTVHPEQYAKRFREFIAKIFA; from the exons ATGGCTTCTCCGGCTGCCAGTTCGAGCCCTTTGAGTATCCTGGCTCCCAAAACGAAGACAAAGAAGAAACATTTTGTACAGCAGAAAGTGGAGGTGTTCCGAGCCAGTGACCCTATTCTAAGCGTCCTTATGTGGGGAGTCAATCACTCG ATTAATGACCTGGTCCAGGTGCCTGTCCCCGTCATGCTGCTTCCTGATGACTTCAAAGCCAATACCAAGATCAAAGTCAACAACCATCTCTTCAACAA AGAGAATCTTCCAGGACATTTCAAGTTCAAAGAGTATTGTCCACAGGTGTTCCGTAATCTCCGAGAGCGCTTTGGAATCGAGGATCTGGATTATCAG GCTTCTCTGGCACGCAGCCCTCCGGTGAAGGACGGGGATGGTCACGGAGTGGGGCTGCTGCTGACATCATATGATCGCACCCTGAAACTCAAACAGATCTCCAGTGAGGAAGTGGAGGACATGCACAACATCCTATCTgaatatcaccag cACATAGTGACGTGTCACGGCAGCACGCTGCTGCCTCAGTTTCTGGCCATGTACCGGGTGACCGTGGAGAGTGAGGACACCTACCTTATCGTTATGCGGAACATGTTCAGCCACAGGCTCAACGTTCACAGGAAGTATGACCTTAAg GGGTCTCTGGTGTCGCGTGAAGCAAGTTTAAAGGAAAAG GAGAAAGAGTTGCCCACGTACAAAGATGTGGACTTCAGGAATAACATGCAGAAGGTTTATgtgagtgaggaggagaaggagaggatcaTGGACAAGCTCAATAGAGACGTGGAG ttCCTGGTGCATCTGAGGATCATGGACTACAGCCTGCTGCTGGGGATCCACGATGTGGGccgggtggaggaggaggagatggaggaggagtcgTATGATGATTATGATgcggaggacgaggaggaggaggaggagaacagccTGACTCCTGCTCCTGCTGTGGGCTCCTATGGCACCTCCCCTGAGGGCATCGCTGGCTACATGAACTCCTTTAAACTCCTGGGGCCCGGGGAGTTTGACCCTTATGTAGATGTCTACGCCATTCAGAGTGCTGTGG GTGCACCCCAGAGGGAGGTGTACTTCATGGGTCTGATTGACGTCCTGACTCACTATGACACCAAGAAGAAAGCCGCTCATGCTGCCAAGACCGTCAAACATGGG TCTGGAGCAGAAATCTCCACCGTTCACCCTGAGCAGTACGCAAAGAGGTTCCGTGAGTTCATTGCTAAGATCTTTGCCTAG